In one window of Halomarina pelagica DNA:
- a CDS encoding sugar-transfer associated ATP-grasp domain-containing protein has product MTAVARGTADRLADVRSTVAPYGRFLALLAVVLVAGLLAERTVDDFAGAVERYRLFFQLILAGVVLSLLRSEVGMKTYGLFAPMIVAFILVAAGPLWGLLLFLNVLVVTLVAFLAVKPLQLGTAPRVATLLSVACLSTTMTLLAADVGLLPGFFGSVDVFFPTIISAWYADRVATAVEERGWVAPAIQLLWTIVAVFVAYLVVTNEAIVGWFVRTPEAWVGALAVTVVVGNRPCIRLTEYVRFTDHIDSNAALALLTGGQVWLHNQRLRLRRLVSNGAGELRAVSDVLPMKVRNRYIDRYNPPYLRPAADEKAHINRRFAGLDIDAPETYAVVRDAADLSTAAAVMDEREEFVVKPSAGYGGEGIVVVTGRDGDRFATSKGPRTRAELLGHVRRIVEGHYSGLDPEGTAIVEERLRPARFFRERCGGGVPDVRVIVFRGYPVMAMTRLPTEESEGAANLHMGAVGVGLRVADGTPLGAYQQSRDRHLDRHPDTGADLTDFAVPNWTGILETAVRAAAASGLGYAGVDVVLTEGNVPKVLEVNVRPGLGIQNTTGQGLLARLAAVERLPTTCEFASPDERVALAREWDAHASGYEAAVGAELDRIERGERSEDDRDAHGVDRASGNGTRSSTLSPRRVALAVGGAASLALLAGAQAAGFPVVGVGFVACAVGFVGFLLHHAARYHVGGGGE; this is encoded by the coding sequence GTGACGGCCGTAGCCCGGGGGACGGCCGACCGGCTGGCCGACGTCCGCTCGACCGTCGCGCCGTACGGACGGTTCCTCGCGCTGCTGGCGGTCGTCCTCGTCGCCGGACTGCTCGCCGAACGAACCGTCGACGACTTCGCCGGCGCGGTCGAGCGCTACCGGCTGTTCTTCCAGCTCATCCTGGCCGGCGTCGTCCTCTCGCTGCTTCGCAGCGAGGTGGGGATGAAGACCTACGGGCTGTTCGCGCCGATGATCGTCGCCTTCATCCTCGTCGCCGCCGGGCCGCTGTGGGGACTGCTGCTGTTCCTGAACGTCCTCGTCGTGACGCTCGTCGCGTTCCTGGCGGTGAAGCCCCTCCAGCTCGGGACCGCCCCGCGCGTGGCGACGCTGCTGTCGGTCGCCTGCCTCTCGACGACGATGACGCTGCTGGCCGCGGACGTCGGGTTGCTCCCCGGCTTCTTCGGCTCGGTCGACGTGTTCTTCCCCACGATCATCAGCGCGTGGTACGCAGACCGCGTCGCCACCGCGGTCGAGGAGCGCGGCTGGGTCGCCCCGGCCATCCAGTTGCTGTGGACGATCGTCGCCGTCTTCGTCGCCTACCTGGTCGTGACGAACGAGGCGATCGTCGGCTGGTTCGTCCGCACGCCCGAGGCGTGGGTCGGCGCGCTCGCCGTCACCGTCGTCGTCGGGAACCGGCCGTGCATCCGCCTCACGGAGTACGTCCGGTTCACCGACCACATCGACTCGAACGCGGCCCTCGCCCTCCTGACGGGCGGGCAGGTGTGGCTCCACAACCAGCGCCTCCGCCTGCGACGGCTCGTCTCGAACGGCGCGGGCGAGTTGCGCGCCGTGAGCGACGTGCTGCCGATGAAGGTGCGAAACCGATACATCGACCGGTACAACCCACCGTACCTCCGGCCCGCGGCCGACGAGAAGGCGCACATCAACCGCCGGTTCGCGGGCCTCGACATCGACGCGCCCGAGACGTACGCCGTCGTCCGGGACGCCGCCGACCTGTCCACCGCGGCCGCGGTGATGGACGAGCGCGAGGAGTTCGTCGTGAAGCCGAGCGCGGGATACGGCGGCGAGGGGATCGTCGTCGTCACCGGGCGCGACGGCGACCGGTTCGCGACCTCGAAGGGGCCGCGAACGAGAGCGGAACTGCTCGGCCACGTCCGGCGCATCGTCGAGGGCCACTACTCGGGGCTCGACCCCGAGGGGACGGCGATCGTCGAGGAGCGCCTCCGGCCGGCGCGGTTCTTCCGCGAGCGGTGCGGCGGCGGCGTCCCCGACGTGCGCGTCATCGTCTTCCGGGGGTACCCCGTGATGGCGATGACGCGACTCCCGACCGAGGAGTCCGAGGGCGCGGCGAACCTCCACATGGGCGCGGTCGGGGTCGGCCTGCGCGTGGCCGACGGGACGCCCCTCGGGGCGTACCAGCAGAGCCGGGACCGCCACCTCGACCGCCACCCCGACACCGGCGCGGACCTGACCGACTTCGCGGTCCCGAACTGGACGGGGATCCTGGAGACGGCGGTCCGCGCGGCCGCCGCCTCGGGACTCGGCTACGCGGGCGTCGACGTGGTCCTCACCGAGGGGAACGTCCCCAAGGTGCTCGAGGTGAACGTCCGCCCCGGCCTCGGCATCCAGAACACGACCGGCCAGGGCCTGCTGGCGCGCCTCGCCGCCGTCGAACGGTTGCCCACGACCTGCGAGTTCGCGTCGCCCGACGAGCGCGTCGCGCTCGCCCGCGAGTGGGACGCCCACGCGTCGGGGTACGAGGCGGCGGTCGGGGCCGAACTCGATCGGATCGAGCGCGGCGAGCGGAGCGAGGACGACCGGGACGCGCACGGAGTCGATCGAGCGAGCGGGAACGGCACCCGATCGTCGACGCTCTCGCCGAGGCGCGTCGCGCTCGCGGTCGGCGGCGCGGCGAGCCTCGCGCTGCTCGCCGGCGCGCAGGCGGCCGGCTTCCCCGTCGTCGGCGTCGGGTTCGTCGCCTGCGCGGTCGGGTTCGTCGGCTTCCTGCTGCACCACGCCGCGCGCTACCACGTCGGCGGGGGAGGTGAGTGA
- the ppsA gene encoding phosphoenolpyruvate synthase has protein sequence MAVLWLDDVGSDDIDAVGGKGASLGELTGAGLPVPPGFVVTAGTYRSFIEGTGIDDDLFEAVDVDSDDSGALAAAANRAEELILETPIPDELKEEILDAYARIGASDSGEDAEGGEAFVAVRSSATAEDLPDASFAGQQETFLNVTGEDLVDRVKRCWASLFTQRAIYYREEQGFEHHKVDIAVVVQQMVDAEKSGVMFTSHPSTGEPEIIVEAAWGLGEAVVSGSVSPDNYVVDRETAGTTEVTVADKKVMHTKDAETGETVEIEVPDDKRTERVLTDDEIERLVELGRQVEEHYGRPQDVEWAIYEGEVYMLQSRPITTIKRSSGSGEAASATDGSGASARQERSGDDEVILKGLGASPGIASGAVRIVDKLDQLDKVGEGDVIVTAMTTPDMVPAMKRAAGIITDEGGMTSHAAIVSRELGVPAVVGTGSATRDLEDGQVVTLDGDKGTIREGAADSKEEEETDPLEDVRPKNPVKPMTATEVKVNVSIPEAAHRAAVTGADGVGLLRLEHMILSTNKTPERYVRDHGEDAYVEEIVNGVRAVADEFYPRPVRVRTLDAPTDEFRQLQGGEDEPKEHNPMLGYRGIRRSLDRPDVFEHELEAFRRLYDMGYDNVEIMLPLVNDAEDVLQARRLMEGVGIDPDKRSWGIMVETPASALCIGEMADAGIDFASFGTNDLTQYTLAVDRNNEHVAGRFDELHPAVLKLIGDTIATCREHGVDTSICGQAGSKPKMVRYLVNCGVSSISANIDAVRDVQHEVKRVEQKLLLDSVR, from the coding sequence ATGGCTGTACTCTGGCTGGACGACGTCGGGTCCGACGACATCGACGCCGTCGGCGGGAAGGGTGCGTCGCTCGGGGAACTCACGGGGGCCGGCCTGCCGGTCCCGCCGGGGTTCGTCGTGACGGCGGGTACGTATCGCTCGTTCATCGAGGGGACCGGCATCGACGACGACCTGTTCGAGGCGGTCGACGTCGACTCCGACGACTCGGGAGCGCTCGCCGCCGCCGCGAACCGCGCCGAGGAACTCATTCTGGAGACGCCGATCCCCGACGAACTGAAGGAGGAGATCCTCGACGCCTACGCGCGCATCGGCGCATCGGACTCCGGGGAGGACGCCGAGGGAGGCGAGGCGTTCGTGGCCGTCCGCTCCTCCGCGACCGCGGAGGACCTGCCCGACGCGTCGTTCGCGGGCCAGCAGGAGACGTTCCTCAACGTCACGGGCGAGGACCTCGTCGATCGCGTGAAGCGCTGCTGGGCGTCGCTGTTCACCCAGCGCGCGATCTACTACCGCGAGGAGCAGGGCTTCGAGCACCACAAGGTCGACATCGCGGTCGTCGTTCAGCAGATGGTCGACGCCGAGAAGAGCGGCGTGATGTTCACGAGCCACCCCTCGACCGGCGAACCGGAGATCATCGTCGAGGCGGCCTGGGGGCTCGGCGAGGCCGTCGTCAGCGGCTCGGTGTCCCCCGACAACTACGTCGTCGACCGCGAGACCGCGGGGACGACCGAGGTGACCGTCGCCGACAAGAAGGTGATGCACACGAAGGACGCCGAGACGGGCGAGACCGTCGAGATCGAGGTACCGGACGACAAGCGCACCGAGCGCGTGCTCACCGACGACGAGATCGAGCGCCTCGTCGAACTCGGCCGGCAGGTCGAGGAGCACTACGGCCGCCCGCAGGACGTCGAGTGGGCCATCTACGAGGGCGAGGTGTACATGCTCCAGTCGCGGCCCATCACCACGATCAAGCGCTCCTCCGGGTCGGGCGAGGCGGCGAGCGCCACCGACGGGAGCGGCGCGAGCGCCCGACAGGAGCGGTCGGGCGACGACGAGGTCATCCTGAAGGGCCTCGGCGCGAGTCCGGGGATCGCGAGCGGCGCGGTGCGCATCGTCGACAAGCTCGACCAGCTCGACAAGGTCGGGGAGGGCGACGTCATCGTGACGGCGATGACGACCCCCGACATGGTGCCCGCGATGAAGCGCGCGGCGGGCATCATCACCGACGAGGGCGGCATGACGAGCCACGCGGCCATCGTCTCCCGCGAACTCGGCGTCCCCGCCGTCGTCGGGACGGGGAGCGCGACCCGCGACCTGGAGGACGGGCAGGTCGTCACCCTCGACGGTGACAAGGGGACGATCCGCGAGGGTGCCGCCGACTCGAAGGAGGAGGAGGAGACCGACCCGCTCGAGGACGTCCGCCCGAAGAACCCCGTCAAGCCGATGACGGCGACGGAGGTGAAGGTGAACGTCTCCATCCCGGAGGCGGCCCACCGCGCGGCGGTCACGGGCGCTGACGGCGTCGGCCTGCTCCGCCTGGAGCACATGATCCTCTCGACGAACAAGACGCCCGAGCGGTACGTCCGCGACCACGGCGAGGACGCCTACGTCGAGGAGATCGTCAACGGCGTTCGCGCCGTCGCCGACGAGTTCTACCCGCGGCCGGTTCGGGTTCGCACCCTCGACGCGCCCACCGACGAGTTCCGTCAGCTCCAGGGCGGCGAGGACGAGCCGAAGGAGCACAACCCGATGCTCGGCTACCGCGGCATCCGCCGCAGCCTCGACAGGCCGGACGTGTTCGAGCACGAACTGGAGGCGTTCCGCCGCCTCTACGACATGGGCTACGACAACGTCGAGATCATGCTCCCCCTCGTCAACGATGCGGAGGACGTGCTGCAGGCCCGGCGGCTCATGGAGGGGGTCGGCATCGACCCCGACAAGCGCTCGTGGGGGATCATGGTCGAGACGCCCGCCAGCGCGCTCTGCATCGGGGAGATGGCCGACGCCGGCATCGACTTCGCCTCGTTCGGGACGAACGACCTCACGCAGTACACCCTCGCGGTCGACCGCAACAACGAGCACGTCGCCGGGCGCTTCGACGAACTCCACCCCGCCGTCCTGAAGCTCATCGGCGACACCATCGCCACCTGCCGCGAGCACGGCGTCGACACCAGCATCTGCGGGCAGGCCGGTTCCAAGCCGAAGATGGTCCGCTACCTCGTCAACTGCG